TAGCATAGACCAGCAGGCGGGTGCTTGCGGCTTCTTCGAGATCGCGGTCCTTCAGTGCGCGCAATGCGCCGGCGATCGCCACCAGGCGCCTGGCGAGATCGGGGGGGCAGGCGGTCTCTCCGATCAGCACCGCTTCTTCCTGCTCCGGGCGGGGGAAATCGAAGCGGACGCTGATGAAGCGCTGCCGGGTCGACGGCTTCATGCCTTTGAGCAGGTTCTGGTAGCCAGGGTTGTAAGAGACGACCAGCATGAAGCTGGGCGGCGCTTCGAGCAGTTCTCCGGTGCGGTCGATGGGCAGGATGCGGCGGTCGTCGGCCAGCGGGTGAAGGACCACGGTGGTGTCCTTGCGTGCCTCGACCACTTCGTCGAGGTAGCAGATGCCGCCCTCGCGCACCGCGCGGGTCAGCGGGCCGTCGCACCAGACCGTCCGCCCTTCGCCGATCAGGTGGCGGCCGACGAGATCGGCCGCGGTCAGGTCGTCATGACAGGCGACGGTGTACAGCGGCAGACCGAGACGTGCCGCCATGTGGGCGACGAAGCGCGTCTTGCCGCAGCCGGTCGGACCCTTGATCAGCAGCGGCAGGCGATTTTTCCAGGCGTGCTCGAAGACTTCCACTTCGTCGCCGGCGGCCTGGTAGAAGGGGATGTCGAGGTGCGGCGTGCCGGGCTTCATTATGCGAGTCCTTTCATGTAGGCGATGGCGATCACCGCCCAGACCACGATGATCCAACCCATGGTGAGCGCGCGCCACAGCAGCGGGGCGTTGCGCAATGCCATGAAATCGAGGATGACCACCGCTCCTTTCCAGAACGAGATCACCGCCAGGGCGGCGACGACCCAGGTGCCGGTGAAGCCTTGCTCGCCCACGCCCCAGGTGAGGAAGGTGGCCGCGAGTAGGGTCACCCACAGCCAGGTGCTGCGTTGCGGGGTGCCGTGCGTGTTGGTGCTCATGATCGGTCGCCTCAGTGGATGACGTAAACCAGCGGGAACAGGACCAGCCACACCAGATCCACCATATGCCAGTAGGCCGCTCCGGTTTCCAGCCCGTTCATGTCGCCCGGGCGGTAGCGGCCCTGGCGGGCGCCGTTCCACATTGCGGTCAGAATGACCAGGCCGAGGATGACGTGCATGAAATGGAAGAAGGTCAGCGACAGGTAGAACATGTGGAACGGGCTGCTCGACAGGCTGATGTCGTGGGCGAAGGCCGCGGCGTATTCGGTGAGCTTGACGGCGATGAAGCCCAGTCCGGTGAAGATGGCTGCGAGCAGCCAGTTCGCCGCGGCGCGTGCGGCCATGCGCTCGGCGGCCTGGACGGCGCGTACGACGAAGTAGCTGGCGGTGAGCAACAGCACCGTGTTCAGCGCGCCGGCGTTGCGGTTGAGCGCGGCCTGCTCGGTATCGAACAATTC
The window above is part of the Thauera aromatica K172 genome. Proteins encoded here:
- a CDS encoding CbbQ/NirQ/NorQ/GpvN family protein; the protein is MKPGTPHLDIPFYQAAGDEVEVFEHAWKNRLPLLIKGPTGCGKTRFVAHMAARLGLPLYTVACHDDLTAADLVGRHLIGEGRTVWCDGPLTRAVREGGICYLDEVVEARKDTTVVLHPLADDRRILPIDRTGELLEAPPSFMLVVSYNPGYQNLLKGMKPSTRQRFISVRFDFPRPEQEEAVLIGETACPPDLARRLVAIAGALRALKDRDLEEAASTRLLVYASLLIKDGMDPIAACRVGIVESLTDDPEIAEGLMEVVSATFGR
- a CDS encoding cytochrome C oxidase subunit IV family protein; translated protein: MSTNTHGTPQRSTWLWVTLLAATFLTWGVGEQGFTGTWVVAALAVISFWKGAVVILDFMALRNAPLLWRALTMGWIIVVWAVIAIAYMKGLA
- a CDS encoding cytochrome c oxidase subunit 3 family protein gives rise to the protein MEQTNTVLPPVHRTEPAHAPEHAHSPRLAGDLAIWFFILAELLAFGVFFAAYAFTRANNLELFDTEQAALNRNAGALNTVLLLTASYFVVRAVQAAERMAARAAANWLLAAIFTGLGFIAVKLTEYAAAFAHDISLSSSPFHMFYLSLTFFHFMHVILGLVILTAMWNGARQGRYRPGDMNGLETGAAYWHMVDLVWLVLFPLVYVIH